ACCCTGGGGCTGATCCTGGGTGCTGCCAGTGGGTGCCTCCCACTCCCCATCACCCCAGGGCCAAGAGGCCGGCTGGCTGGGGACCCCGGGGGATGGTTGCTCTTCTGTCTCTGGCAGCTCCGGAGGTGGTGGGGCGGCAGCGGTACGGGCGGCCCGTGGACTGCTGGGCCATCGGCGTCATCATGTACATCCTGTGAGTGTGGGGTACGGGACAGGGTAGCTGCAAGGGCTCGGGGCTGGGGTGGTACTGAGCCCCCCACCACATTCCCCAGCCTCTCGGGAAACCCGCCTTTCTACGAGGAGGCAGACGAGGATGACTATGAGAACCACGACAAGAACCTCTTCCGCAAAATCCTGGCTGGGGACTATGAGTTCGACCCGCCCTACTGGGATGACATCTCGCAAGCGGGTGAGCCCAACGCTGGGGGGGTACGTGGGGTCCCTGTGTTGTCCCCTAGCAGCACTGACTTCTCCCCCCGTGCCCCCAGCTAAGGAGCTGGTGACACGCCTGATGGAGGTGGAGCAGGACCAGAGGATCACAGCAGAGGAGGCCATCTCCCATGAGtggtgagcagctgcagggtcaGGTGGGGAGCCAGGGGGCTTTCTAGGGGCTGCTCACCCCTCACTGCCTCAACAGGATCTCTGGGAATGCCGCCTCTGACAAGAACATCAAGGATGGCGTCTGTGCCCAGATCGAGAAGAACTTCGCCCGGGCCAAGTGGAAGGTGGGTGTAGGTGTGCCGTGCCTCCGTGTCCCCTCTCAGCCAAGCCCGGTCCCCCACCATGGGGCTAAGAGCCTGGCGGGGCTgccagtccctgtccctccgCCAGCCCCACACCCCCCCGTCTCTCCCCCGCAGAAAGCCGTGCGAGTGACCACGCTCATGAAACGCCTGCGGGCTCCCGAGCAGACGGAGAcggcggcagccccggccccggcagcgaCCCCAGCCCCGGCGGCGACTCCGGCCCCAGCGGCCACCCCGGCTCCGGCGGCGACCACGGCCCCGGCGGCGACTCCGGCCCCGGCGGCGACTCCGGCCGCCGCcccggctcccgccgccgcggccgcggaGCCCGCGGCCACAGAGTCCTCCACCGACACGGCCGCGGCCACGGCCCCCGCCGCGGAGCCCGCAGCCCCCTCCGCCACCGCCCCGgagcccgcagcccccggcacgccgcccgccgccgcgcagcccccggcccccggCACGCCGCCCGCCGCCACATGTAACGAGGTCGGGGCCGCCGCCGAGCCCCCCGGCGAGCAGAGCGGCTGAGCGGCCCCCGCGCCCCCTGTACATAGCCCCGGCATGGCCCCAGCCCCGCCTGCGCCCCCTTTTCTACGTGCCCCGCCGGAGAGCCGGCCgcggggcagagccctgcatgGCGCCCGTTCCCCCACGtccccccagctctctcagtctgtCCCCCGCCGCCGTCCCCTCCCCCGGGGATGCCCAGAGAGGCGGGGCAGCCCCCCTCGGCCGCACGCCCCGCAGCGCTGGGGGGGCGTCGCGGGGCCCCCCGGGACACGCGTGCATGTGCGGGAccgcgggc
This portion of the Motacilla alba alba isolate MOTALB_02 chromosome 12, Motacilla_alba_V1.0_pri, whole genome shotgun sequence genome encodes:
- the CAMKV gene encoding caM kinase-like vesicle-associated protein, giving the protein MPFGCVTLGDKKDYNQPSEVTDRYDLGQVIKTEEFCEIFRAKEKTTGKLYTCKKFLKRDGRKVRKAAKNEIIILKMVKHPNILQLVDVYITRKEYFIFLELATGREVFDWILDQGYYSEKDTSNVIRQVLEAVAYLHSLKIVHRNLKLENLVYYNRLKNSKIVISDFHLAKLENGLIKEPCGTPEYLAPEVVGRQRYGRPVDCWAIGVIMYILLSGNPPFYEEADEDDYENHDKNLFRKILAGDYEFDPPYWDDISQAAKELVTRLMEVEQDQRITAEEAISHEWISGNAASDKNIKDGVCAQIEKNFARAKWKKAVRVTTLMKRLRAPEQTETAAAPAPAATPAPAATPAPAATPAPAATTAPAATPAPAATPAAAPAPAAAAAEPAATESSTDTAAATAPAAEPAAPSATAPEPAAPGTPPAAAQPPAPGTPPAATCNEVGAAAEPPGEQSG